A part of Octopus sinensis linkage group LG7, ASM634580v1, whole genome shotgun sequence genomic DNA contains:
- the LOC115214085 gene encoding gastrula zinc finger protein XlCGF7.1-like encodes MQNQVTVQPYTCNVCEKSFLQKGDLVNHMRIHAGEKPYNCEICDKGFNNNSNYKRHRRVHTKEKPYSCEICGENFGYNSTLVNHMAIHSGEKPFQCMTCDKLFSRSYCLKEHIKIHTGEVTRRHENDKKRKKSTDREKPLKCQVCKKGFFYMSELKSHLRVHTGERPYQCDICNKGFSRKSDLTNHLKTHTGEKPYSCDICERNFGERSTLSRHRRIHTGEKPFQCVVCGKGFVSSDSLTGHLRVHTGEKPFSCEICGQNFADRSTLKRHGLRHTGERPFHCEICGNNFSRKSTLNTHLRTHNSAPL; translated from the coding sequence atgcaaaatcaagTAACAGTGCAGCCTTATACATGTAATGTTTGTGagaaatcctttctacaaaagggaGATTTGGTAAATCACATGAGGATCCatgcaggagagaaaccatataattGTGAAATATGTGATAAAGGCTTCAACAACAACTCTAATTACAAGAGACACAGGAGGGTCCACACCAAGGAGAAGCCTTACAGCTGCGAAATATGTGGAGAAAACTTTGGTTACAACAGCACTTTAGTAAATCATATGGCAATACACAGTGGTGAGAAACCTTTCCAGTGCATGACTTGTGATAAACTATTTTCCAGGAGTTATTGTTTAAAAGAACATATTAAAATTCACACTGGTGAAGTGACCCGTCGCCATGAAAACGACAAAAAACGCAAAAAGTCTACAGATAGAGAAAAACCATTAAAATGTCAGGTCTGTAAAAAGGGTTTCTTTTATATGAGTGAATTAAAGAGTCATCTTCGGGTTCACACTGGGGAAAGACCATATCAATGTGACATTTGTAACAAAGGGTTTTCTCGTAAAAGTGATTTAACGAACCACTTAAAAACACACACGGGAGAAAAACCctattcctgtgatatctgtgagaGGAACTTTGGTGAACGGTCAACATTGAGTCGTCACAGAAGAATTCACACTGGCGAGAAACCATTTCAGTGTGTTGTTTGTGGGAAAGGGTTTGTGTCAAGTGATTCTCTGACTGGACATCTCAGAGTTCACACAGGGGAAAAACCTTTcagttgtgaaatctgtggtcaGAATTTTGCAGATAGATCTACTTTGAAAAGACATGGCCTGCGACACACGGGGGAAAGACCATTCCACTGTGAAATTTGTGGAAACAACTTCTCCAGGAAGTCAACGTTGAACACACATCTTCGGACACACAATAGTGCCCCCTTATGA